The region CGTTATACCCCTTGCCAAGATCGGCAGGACGACCATCTATCGCCATCAGCGGTTGCTTCACCTTTGCCATTGCGGCCACGGGTCTGTTACCGGACAACACGATGCTGACCACCCCGGCACTACCCTTTCTATCACCAACAATCAGCGACTTATAGCGCTGCAAGACCTTCATTAACGCGTTGAAGGTGCTGTCGGCGTTGGTTTTGGCGTCGATCATCAGGTAAAACGGCCCTTTATACATTGGAAACACCTGGCCGCCATTTTGCCGGATTCGCTCGGCCAGCGGTTTGAGGTACAGGTTTTCGAGGGTAGCCGCCGGATTTTTGATGGTTGGCCGGTCGTGCGCTACATACAGGTTATCATCAATCAGATGCACGTCGGCTTCAACACTGGTGAAACCGTTATCCAGCGCATCCCAAAGCGGGCGCGACTGCTCGTAGTCGTTATGGGCATGGGCGTTCATAAGCGGCACTACCCCGGCAGGCTGCTGGGGGACAATGGCTTGGGCGATAGGCTGTGTCCAGGCGGTTTCAACATCCCCCGGCATAAACGGGTTGAACTTGGGCTTGCTGGAAATGATCTTCGCCCGAAGCAGGAGCACATCATCCGTCAGGGCATAGATGGCGGCTGTATCAATCACTTCGCGGAGCAGCTCGGCCTGTGTACTACCTTTTCTGACGCCAAAAAACTGAATGCGATATGTCACGTCGGGTTCGGTTTTAACCCGCACGACCAGCTTGTTTCCCATTTGTGGTAACTGTTTCAGTGTGACGCCCGAGGTAGCGTAAAAACGACCGGCTTCCATAGATTCAACCAACGACTTCGGGGTCAGTTCGGGGGCGTCGACCATCACCCAGCTTCGACCCGAATTGCTGAACTCAGGCCCGAAAAAGTAGTAATTGTGGCTGTCATCTGTACCCAACCCATACATCAGCGGGCGGGCTTGTTGCAGAAAATGCAGGTTGATTTTATCCCACATGGCCTCCGTGCCTTCGTGGGTGCTGTCGCCGTAATTATTGACCAGATGATGCCCATTGAAGACTTCAAAGAAGCGTTCGTACCGGAGCTGCATCAGGTCTTCAGCTTTGATGGCGTAGTAAAAATTAGGGTGGTTAATGTGCGGAAACATGGGCTGACCCGTCAACCGTCGTTGTGCTACCACCATGTCGATGTTGTTTTGCATGACGTCAGCCACGCTGTTTCCTGGCAACGGCCGAATGAGATTCTTTACATTCGTCACGTTCATGTGTATGGGCTTACCCTGATAGCCCGTCGATACCTCTTCACTTTTCAGGATCAGAAACTTCCCCGGCTCTTCAAAATAATTCCGGTATTCGTGCAGTTGTTTGAGCCGGACACTCAGCGAGTCATTTTGCCCTTTTCGGTACGTCACCCAATCCGGCCCGAACGTGCGCAGATACCGGTCGAACGTCCGGCGTCGATCTGGCTGGCGAGGTACGTTTACCCATTTATCAACGTCCTGAATGATGTTATGGTCGGACAACCCAACGAACTGGTAGCCATTGGCCTTGTACCAGTCCATGATCATTTCGGGATAATCGTCACCGTCGCTCCAGAGCGAGTGCGTGTGTAGATTACCTTTGTACCAGTGCTGCGCCTGTGTGATGGAGATAGCCAACAGGAATAGTACGACGCTGAAACAGGCGTTTTTTTTCATTAGCAGATTAAGGGTAGGAAACAGGATTTTATTCGAATGCAGTAAAAGTACCGAACGACCCTTAAATTTAGGCTACCGAACGCCAAGCCTTAACAAAAGGGTTATTTTGCAGTGCAGCACCGATTTTGTGTTTGCTCCTCATCCCAAAGCGTTCCAATACGAATTAACATACTGTGCCTACTCATCAACCTGAACTCCGAACCGTCAACGTAACGCGCTACGCCAAACCCCTGCGGGAGGGTGGTTCGTTACCCGCCCTGGTCGAGGCCGACGACGATTTCCTATACGTACTCAAGTTTCGCGGGGCTGGTCAGGGAACCAAAGCCCTCATTGCGGAACTGGTAGCGGGCGAAATTGCCCGCGCCCTCGGCCTGCGTATTCCCGAAATCGTTTTTGCCACCCTCGACGAAGCCTTTGGCCGCACCGAGCCCGACGAAGAAATTCAAGACCTTCTTCGCGCCAGTGAGGGGCTCAATCTGGCACTTCATTACCTGTCCGGCTCGATCACCTTCGATGCCATCGTGAACACGGTCGATGCTAAACTAGCTTCGCAGATTGTGTGGCTGGATTGCTTCGTGACCAACGTAGACCGCACCGCCCGCAACACGAATATGCTGATCTGGCACAAAGAACTCTGGTTGATCGACCACGGCGCGGCCCTTTATTTTCACCATAACTGGGACAATTGGGAAGCCCAGAGCCTGCGGCCGTTTGTACAGGTTAAAGACCATGTACTGCTGCCCCGTGCATCGGAACTGGCCACCGTCGATGCTGAATACCGTGCCATCCTCTCGCCCGACCTTCTTCGAAGCATTGTGGCGCTGATTCCGGACGATTGGCTGAAGAACCCATCCGTTCTGGAATCGCCAGTCGAGCAACGGGAGGTATACGCCCGGTTTTTAGAGAACCGGCTAACCTCGTCACAAATTTTTGTCAACGCAGCAATCGAAGCCCGAAATGCACTTGTTTGAGTATGCCGTTATCCGCGTCATGCCGCGCGTTGAACGGGAAGAGTTTATAAATGTGGGCGTCATTGTGTATTGCCGCCCGCTGGGTTTTCTGAAAACGCTGTACACGCTGAACGAAACCCGGCTGCGTGCCTTGTCAGCAGAGCTGGACATTGACGAAGTCCGCGAACGGATTCAGGCGTTCGAGAAGATTTGTGCGGGTCGCAAAGAAGGCGGCACCATTGGTCAACTCGGGATAGCCGAGCGTTTCCGCTGGCTTACGGCTACACGCAGTACCATCGTTCAATCGTCGCCGGTACACCCCGGCCTGTGTACGGATGCTGACGAAACGTTGATGAAGCTGTTTGAACAGTTGGTTTTGTAATTTTTGTACCGCCGGACTTTAGTCCGGCGGTACGTTTAACACCATGCACCCATTCACAAAACTTTATATCTGGCTATTTTTAGGCTTAAGCACAACCGCCTTCGCCCAGCCGCGAACGGACGGCTTTCTTAAGAATGTACTTTCCAAAAACTCCCACCCCGTTTTTCAGGAGGTCATTAACCATCCCGAAGATTACCGACTGCAAATCATTTACACGAAAATTGACCGGGATAAGCACAACACGCCTTCGTTTACGAACTACTACTTCCGGGTAGACAGTACGGAGTATTTCAACCCAGCCTCAACGGTTAAGCTTCCCCTGGCGTTGTTATCGCTGGATAAGCTGAACAGCCTGAAAAATCCGAAACTGACAAAGTTTACGGCTATGCAGTTCGACAGTTCGTACAGCGGCCAAACCAAAGAGTGGGCGGACAAGACAGCGCAAAACGGGTATCCATCCATCGCCCATCTCATAAAGAAAGCCTTTCTGGTAAGTGAGAATGACCCCTATAGCCGGATGTATGAGTTTGTGGGGCAGGCGGGCATCAACCGGACCCTGCACACGAAAGGGTATCTGGATACGCGCATTACGCACCGGTTTGTCCGAATGACGGCCGACGAGAACCGACATACAAACGCCGTTCGGTTCATCGATGAATCGGGAAAGCTCATTTACAGCCAACCGGCCGCGTACAACAAAGACCCGTTCGATTTTTCGAGAACAGCCCGACTTGGCAAAGGTTATTACGCCAAAGACAGTCTGGTGCACGAGCCGTTCAACTTTACCGAACGCAACAAATTCCCGCTCGAAAGCTTTCAGCAGGTGCTGCAGTCGGTTATGTTTCCGCTTTCGGTTCCGGCAAAACAGCGGTTCAACTTAACCCCTGACGATTACCGGTTTCTGTATCAATACCTGTCGCAGCTTCCCGGCGAAACCAATTACCCCAAATACGACGCCAGCCAGTATTACGACACCTACGTAAAATTCTTTTTCATGGATAGCCTGCATCACCAACTCCCCAAAGGCGTTCGGGTGTTCAACAAAGTGGGCTGGGCGTATGGATTCCTGACGGATGCTTCCTACGTCGTTGACTTTACCAACAAGGTCGAGTACATGCTGACGGCCACACTTTACGCCAACAGCGACGGTATTCTGAACGACGACAAATACGACTATGAAAGCGTAGGGCATCCGTTTCTGTACCAGTTAGGGCAAACAATTTATCAATACGAGTTAACGCGCAAACGCACATACACGCCAAACCTGAACGCTTTTATTATTCCCTACGAAACACGAAAGCCGGATAGCCGACCGCTGGTGAAAGATGTTGATAATTGAGAGGAGAATTGCGTTATTTAGAGCCAGTAAGCTCCTTAACCTTAACAATTTAGCCTTATGACATTTCTTTCCAAATTCAGGGCGACGGTATTGCTGTTCGCTCTCTCTGTCGTTTCGCTGTATGCACAAACCGGTACCAGGCAAGCCCCCCCGCTGCTGGCCGCAGCCAATCCTGAAACAGTAGGTTTTTCATCAGAACGACTTAACCGCATCGACGGGCTTATTCAATCGTATATCGACAAAAAGGCATTTCCCGGCGTAACCGCTATTGTGGTGCGAAACGGTAAGATCGTTTACCACAAAGCGTTTGGCACCTCCGATCTCGACAACAACAAACCGCTGGCGAAAGATGCGATCTACCGGATTGCCTCCATGACCAAAGCCATTACGTCGCTGGCCGTTATGATGCTTCATGAGGAAGGCAAGGTCATGCTCGATGATCCCATCAGCAAATACATTCCTGAGTTTGCCAAACCAGTAGTCCTCGACAAGTTCAACGATAAAGACAGCACTTACACCACCATTCCAGCCAAGCGGGAAATTACCATCCGGCATTTGCTCACCCACATGTCGGGACTCAATTACAACGTCATTGCCAGCGACCCACACATGCGGGCCATTTATACCAAAGCCGGCATTGTGGATGCCTTCACGACCCAGAACATAAAAATTGGCGATGCCGTCCGAAAACTGGCAAAGCTCCCCCTCAATCACCAACCGGGTGAAAAGTGGACGTATGGCCTGAGTATTGATGTATTGGGCGCTTTGGTAGAGGTCGTGTCGGGGATGCCGCTGGACCAGTTCTTCCAGAAGCGCATTTTTGAGCCGCTGGGTATGAAAGACACTTATTTCTATTTACCTGATTCGAAACGAGACCGCTTAGTAGCCCTATATTCTGAAGACAAAGATAAAAAGCTGGTCAAAACGGCCACCCTGAAGAGCCTTCCAACCGATCCTGATTATCCGATTGTAGGGGCAAAAGCGTATTTCTCGGGTGGTGGTGGCTTGTCGAGTACGGCCTATGACTACGCCATTTTTCTGCAAATGCTGTTGAACAACGGGGTCTACAACGGTAAGCGTTTCCTCAGCCGCAAGGGCGTCGAGCTGTTTACCAACTCGAACCAGACCGGCACCCTTTTTCCCGATCCGAACAGCTATTTCAGTCTGGGCTTCGCTGTCACGAACGAAAAAGGGCGCACACAGGATTTGGGCAGCGTAGGTACGTTCTCCTGGGGTGGTGCTTTCAGCACCGATTACTTTGCTGATCCGAAAGAGAAAATCTGCGCTGTTCTGATGAAGCAAATGTGGGGAACAAGCTACGGCAGTGAACTCGACAACAAATTCAGCCTGATGATCTATCAGGCCCTGGACGATCAGGAGGTTATCGAACCGGGCAATTAACGCGACCTGTTACGAAAAAAGCCAGCGGGCCAAGCTATGGAGTTAGCTTGGCCCGCTGGCTTTTTAACCTTATCTAGTCGTTTATTATCGCTCAGGATACGTTTCAACCTGACCTGATAACTCCTGTATAGCTTCCTGTAACTGACTCCGGCTCAAAACAATATCCATTTCCAAAGGAAAATCGGGGTAGTTGTGCCAGGAGGGCGTCAGGTCATGCCCTAATTGAATCTGAAGCCGGTATTTGTCATCGGGCAGTGCTTTAGCATCCATGCTTAAGCCAGGCTCTGAAAATCGAAGGGCCACATGACTGCTGGCCCTGTTCCATAACGAACGCAGCCCGGTCAGCATGCGCTTAACCTCCCAGGTCTGTAACGGTGCCGATTGCGTATCTGTCTTTTGTCGCCAGAAAGTCGACAGCCGACACTGGAGCCGATTACGGTCGCGCCAGCTGCTTGTAGCATTACCATACCCCAGAATAGCGAATTCGAAGGAGTCGAGTGAGTTGGAAGACGATACGAATTTCATAGCACGTTTAGTTAGGGAGTTGACTTATTGTCTACTTAACAAATATACTATATATGTTGTTTAATTATCAATGCTTTAGCTAATCAGAAATTTATCCTATCCAACGGGAAAGTAGGGCATCATACTAAGTTCATAAACCACAAACACCTCGGGTTAGTCACTTTCCTTATCTTTGCGCCCGAAAGAATATACAAACTAATCATTCAGATAGATGGCAAACGTGCTCATTATTGGAGCCGGTGGAGTTGGCAGCGTTGTAGCGCACAAATGCGCGATGAACAGCGATGTCTTCACAACGATTATGCTGGCTAGCCGCACCAAATCAAAGTGCGACCGTATTGCGGCCGAAATTCAGGAAATGCACGGCGTAAGCATTCAAACGGCTCAGGTCGATGCCGATGTGGTGTCCGAAATGGTCGAGCTTATCCGGTCGTTCAAGCCCGTACTGGTCATCAACGTGGCCCTCCCCTACCAGGACCTTCCCATCATGGATGCCTGCCTCGAAGCCGGTGTACACTACATGGACACGGCAAATTACGAACCAAAGGATGTAGCCAAGTTTGAATATAGCTGGCAGTGGGCCTATAAAGAACGCTTCGAACAGGCGGGATTGATGGCGTTGCTGGGCTGCGGCTTCGATCCCGGCGCTACGCAGGTGTTTACGGCTTACGCCAATAAACATTACTTCGACCGGATGGACTACCTGGACATTATCGACTGCAACGCGGGCAACCACGGCAAAGCTTTCGCCACCAACTTCAACCCGGAGATTAACATTCGCGAAATCACGCAACCCGGTCGCTATTGGGAAAACGGCGAGTGGGTCGAGATTCCGGCCATGAGCATTCATAAGCCCATCGACTACCCCGAAATCGGCGAGCGCGAGTCGTATGTGCTGTACCACGAAGAGCTGGAATCGCTGGTTAAAAACTTCCCGACCCTCAAGCGGGCGCGTTTCTGGATGACCTTCGGACAGGCGTATCTGACCCACCTCGAAGTGCTTCAGAACGTGGGCATGACGCGCATCGACAAAGTGAAATTTCAGGGTATGGACGTTGTTCCCCTCGAATTCCTGAAAGCTGTGCTGCCCGCTCCCGACTCTCTGGGCGAAAATTACACGGGCCAAACCAGCATCGGTTGCCAGATTAAAGGCGTTAAAGATGGCGAAGATGTTACCTGCTATATCTGGAACAACTGCGACCATGCTGAGACCTACCGTGAAGTACGCGGGCAAGCGGTAAGCTACACCACGGGCGTTCCGGCCATGATTGGAGCCATGCTGATGCTGAAAGGCATCTGGATGAAACCCGGCGTATGGAACTGCGAAGAACTAGACCCCGATCCGTTTATCGAACAGATGAACAAGCAGGGGCTTCCGGTTCAGGAACGTGTAAATATTCCACTCCCGCACGAATATCCGGAAGTTTAAACGTATTATAATTTGTTAAAACGAGAATCCCGTTCATCGTAGATGGCGGGATTTTTCGTTATTTAGGCAGTCAACATTATCCACTTACCTTTCACCCTATGAAACCTCTGTTTTTAACCGCAATCGTCCTTCTTTCACTCACGATTTCCCACGCGCAAACCCGCGACTCAACCAAGACGAAACCCACACAGCAGGTTAACCCTAACGACCGGCGCAATGGATTCGAAACCTACCAGTCGACAAGCCAAATTGTCGGAACAGGACCTAATGGTATGGTCAACACCATCGATCATCGTTATGAGGGATTACGGGGAACGCCTTATTTTTTACCGGAGTGGAACAAAGGCCAGATCGAGATGACCGCCGGTCAGAATTACACCAATGTCCCCATTAAATTTAATGCCTATCAACAACAGTTAATTCTCCTGCGGACATGGGCGGGCAATGACTCGATCATTGTCGATGCCAGTCAGGTAAAACGATTTACCCTAAAAAATAACGAGGGACAAACCTATATTTTCAAGCGATGGCCAACCGCTATCACAAACGATCAGGCACTGAAAGACGGATATTTTCTGGTGCTTTATGAAGGAAAAAATACCCTGCTTAAACGCGTATCAAAATCGTTTAAACCGGCAGATTATAAAAATCCTTACGCCAACGATGTTCGCTACGACGCTTTCCGGGATAACTACTCCTACTATTTGCTTAAGCCAGACCAGACACTTACCAAAGTCAAGCTCTCCGACAAATCGATCATCGACGCCCTTGGGGATAAAAAAGAGGAGCTAAAAACCTTTGTCAAGCAGGAAAATTTGTATTTTAAGACGGATAATGACGCCATTACGCTGGTGAAAAAATACGACAGCCTGTAAGCCTTATATGGAATCTGGCGGATGAAACCATCCAGCTGATACAAACCAAATCAGCAACGCCATGCATCCATTTACCGCTTCCGAAGTCGTTCTGCTAACCTACGACGACATCATTTTCCAGGCTCGCAACCGGGCCTATGGTGCTTTTGACCTACGTAACCGCTATAGACCGACACTCAGCCGCGCATTAGGGCTGGGCGTCGGTCTGTTTTTGGGTGCACTGGCGGCTCCCACGCTCTACGCCCGGTTCTGGCCGCATGAACAGATCAACGCGAATCAGTCGATGACGGAAGTAACCCTGACAAAGCTAGTGGAGCCCCCCGTCGAAAAACCCGTCGTCATTCCTCCTGCCGAAACGGCTCCGGCCGTCAACACCGTGCGTAATCTGCCACCGGTCGTTATGCCGGAGGCCGACGTGGTGGAGGAGACGTTACCGCCAACGACCGATCAGCTACAGGATGCCACATCGGGCACGGAAACCGCCCAAGGCACGGGCGACATTGACATTATCGCAGCGCCCGAAGCATCGACCCCTACGGTGGTCGAGAAAGCCGTGGAAGCGGAGACAAAGACTGAGGCCCCGTTTCTTACCGTGGAGCAGCAGCCGGAATATCCGGGCGGAATGGATGCCTTACGAACGTTTCTGGGCAAGAACCTGAATTACCCTCGCCCAGCGGCCTCGGCGGGTGTGTCGGGCCGGGTGTATGTCAGCTTTATAGTCAATACAGATGGTAGCCTGACCGATTTGAACATATTGAAAGGGATTGGCTTTGGTTGCGATGAGGAGGCCCTTCGGGTTATGCGCAAGATGCCCAACTGGCGACCCGGCAAACAGTCTGGCCGGGCTGTTCGGGTGAAATATAATATACCCATTTCATTCACCCTCGAATAACGGAAGTATGGAAAATCAGGCTGTCCGGCATCCAGTGACTACACAACCCTTAGACAGCTTTTATGCGCCTTTTTCGTACTCCTTACCTCCCGACGCTCATCCGGCTGGCTGGCATGAGCGTCGGTATTTTTATGACAACGTTCAGCCTTGCCCAACGGCCTCAAAAGCTCGATGACCCTACGGTATTCACCATCGTGGAGAAACAACCCGAATTTCCGGGTGGCATGGGCGCGTTGAGTACGTTCATAAAAACCAATATCAACTACCCGCCCGAAGCAGAAAAGGCGGGCATAAAAGGGACGGTTTATCTATCGTTCATCGTTGAACGCGATGGCTCCCGTACCGCTATTACAGTTTTACAAGGCCCCGGCCACGGCTGCGATGAAGAAGCCATCCGCCTGGTCAGGATAATGCCGAACTGGATACCCGGCAGTCAGGACGGGCAAGCGTTACGGGTAAAGTATAATCTGCCCATTCGTTTTGGCATACCTGAGCCCGTACGAAAAGTAAAATAAGACTGGGGTTATTGAACACGGAGGTGGTCCGCCATTGCAGCACAGAAAACACAGAGACTAAAGGCCTTTTTTTAAACCTCTGTGTTCAATATTTTCTTTACTTACAGTCTTTGACTCAGCGTTGTAAAAAACTATAAATGCGTAAACATTCACTCAAAGCGGCCTGCGTTCTGGGCCTGTCACTTTCCTTTTTCCTGGTTAACACGGGCCTTGCTCAATCATCGGCGGCCAGGATAGAAGTCGATTTAAATCCACCCGCCGAGTTGAATCCACTAATCCAGCCCGAGTTTCCGGGAGGTTTCGGTACTCTAAATACGTATTTAAAGGAAAACGTCCGTTACCCCGCAGCGGCAGCACAAGCCAACATTAAAGGCTTTGTACTCATATCCTATCTGATTGATGAATTGGGTAATGTAACAGCAATTAAGGTTATGAAAGGACTTGGTTATGGCTGTGATGAAGAAGCCTTACGCGTTGTCAGGCAAATGCCCCGCTGGAAGCCCGCTCAACAATCGGGGAAAGCCACACCGGTGAAGTATAACCTCCCGGTTCATTTTCCACCCAACTGAATAATTCAGATACCGATATCGTGAAACACAGACTTTCGCGAAAATCACGAACCCGGCAAAGTTGGGGAGCGATTTGAAAGCCCGTACCTTTGCACTATGAATACGACTTTGCTTCAACACATCAACGGCAATGCCGAACCCGTTATTCCGTCGCCTTGCTTCGTGCTTGAGGAGGCCAAACTCCGCCGGAACCTCGAACTGATCGATTCGGTACAACGCGCGGCCGGTGTGACGATCATTCTAGCTTTGAAAGGGTTTTCGATGTACTCGGCCTTTCCGCTGGTTCGCCAGTACCTGAGTGGCGCAACGGCCAGTTCGCTCAACGAAATTAAGCTCGTAAACGAGTACATGGGTGTACAGGCGCATACGTATATACCGGCTTATCAGGATGCCACCTTCGATGAAGTCGTTAGCCGAAGCAGCCACTTAACATTCAATTCATGGAGCCAGTGGGAGCGCTTTAAAGACCGGGTGGTTGGTAAGCCTGTTTCGTGCGGCATCCGCGTTAATCCGCAGTATTCGGAAGTAGCTACGGATATGTATAATCCCTGTGTGCCCGGTTCGCGGCTTGGTGCTAACCGCGATCAGCTGCCCGATCAACTACCGGAAGGACTGGAGGGCATTCATTTTCACACGCTCTGCGAGAACGATTCCTTCACGCTCGAACGTACGCTGGAAGCCCTCGAAAGCCGGTTCGACAACCTGCTGCATCAGGCCAAATGGGTAAACTTCGGCGGGGGGCATTTGATGACCCGCGAAGGCTACGACACGAATCACCTGATTGGCTTGCTGACGGCCTTCCGTCAAAAGTATAACGTCGACATCATTCTGGAGCCGGGTTCGGCCATTGCCTGGCAAACGGGTGTGCTGGTATCGACCGTACTTGATGTATTTAACAGCCAGGGAATTGACGTTGCCATTCTGGACACCTCCTTTGCGGCCCATATGCCAGACACGCTCGAAATGCCCTATAAGCCACGAATCATTCATTCGTACCACGAGCCCGTTGCCGGAAAGCCTACCTATCGGTTAGGCGGCATGACTTGCCTGGCCGGGGATTTCATGGGTGATTACTCATTCGACAAACCGCTCGAAGTAGGCGACACCGTTGTGTTCGACGATATGATCCACTACACGATGGTTAAGACCACCACCTTCAACGGAGTGAACCTGCCCGCCATTGGCGTCTGGAAAGAAGATGAGTCATTCCAGTTGGTGAAAACGTTCGGTTACGAGAGTTTCAAAGACCGACTGTAGTTTGTTGTAGTGCCGGGCGTCTCGCCCAGATGTGAAATAAATTTGTTTCTGCTCGCCCGGGCGGGACGCCCGGCACTACAAAACAACAAAAAACCTGCATACGATATCGTGTGCAGGTTTTTATTAGACAGCTAAAGGTAACCACCTAAGGCAGTTACAGAAAAGTAAAGCTACAACCGTTTTCCTAAACGAAAACCGGTTCCTTTAGTTTTTTACAAACTCACGGTGATAAGCCGCCGTGTATAATTCTTCTTCGGGCAAACTCTTAAAGTAATCGTACGTAATACGAAGACCCTCCTCACGCGACACTTTGGGCTCCCAGTCGAGAATCGCTTTTGCCTTCGTAATGTCGGGCTGGCGCTGTTTGGGATCGTCGACGGGTAAGTCTTTAAGAATTAACTTTTGTTTCGTGCCTGTGAGTTTGATAATTTCTTCGCCAAATTCCTTAATGGTGATTTCCGACGGATTACCGATGTTGACCGGATAGGCATAGTCGCTGAGCAGCAATCGATATATACCTTCAACCAGGTCATCGACATAGCAGAACGAACGGGTCTGGCTGCCGTCTCCGAAAACGGTCAGGTCTTCACCACGCAGGGCCTGACCAATGAACGCGGGCAATACCCGGCCGTCATTCAGGCGCATACGCGGGCCATAGGTATTGAAAATCCGGACGATTCGCGTTTCCAGACCATGATAGGTATGATAGGCCATGGTGATTGCTTCCTGGAATCGCTTAGCCTCATCATACACACCACGCGGCCCTACAGGGTTTACATTACCCCAGTATTCTTCAGGCTGTGGGTGAACGCTCGGGTCGCCGTACACTTCTGAAGTCGATGCAATCAGTACCCGTGCTCCTTTTACCCGGGCTAGCCCAAGGCAATTGTGGATACCTAAAGACCCCACTTTCAGAGTTTGAATCGGAATTTTCAGGTAGTCGATTGGGCTGGCCGGCGAGGCAAAATGCAGAATATAATCCAGCTCGCCCGGAACGTGAATAAATTTGGATACATCATGGTGATAAAACTCAAAATTGGGCAGATGGAACAGATGCTCAATGTTCCGGATATCGCCCGTAATGAGATTATCCATAGCTATTACATGATACCCTTCTTTAATAAATCGGTCGCAGAGGTGCGAACCTAAAAAGCCGGCTCCTCCGGTGATTAGAACACGTTTCATATGTTATTTTTAGTAGTAGAACACACAAAGACGCAGCGTTCACAAACTTTGTAAAGCTGTGCACCGCTGCGTTTCTGTGTCTCTATATTTAACTGCATTTAGACTTTTTG is a window of Spirosoma linguale DSM 74 DNA encoding:
- a CDS encoding conserved hypothetical protein (KEGG: dia:Dtpsy_2530 hypothetical protein), which produces MHLFEYAVIRVMPRVEREEFINVGVIVYCRPLGFLKTLYTLNETRLRALSAELDIDEVRERIQAFEKICAGRKEGGTIGQLGIAERFRWLTATRSTIVQSSPVHPGLCTDADETLMKLFEQLVL
- a CDS encoding hypothetical protein (KEGG: scl:sce6813 hypothetical protein); the protein is MKKNACFSVVLFLLAISITQAQHWYKGNLHTHSLWSDGDDYPEMIMDWYKANGYQFVGLSDHNIIQDVDKWVNVPRQPDRRRTFDRYLRTFGPDWVTYRKGQNDSLSVRLKQLHEYRNYFEEPGKFLILKSEEVSTGYQGKPIHMNVTNVKNLIRPLPGNSVADVMQNNIDMVVAQRRLTGQPMFPHINHPNFYYAIKAEDLMQLRYERFFEVFNGHHLVNNYGDSTHEGTEAMWDKINLHFLQQARPLMYGLGTDDSHNYYFFGPEFSNSGRSWVMVDAPELTPKSLVESMEAGRFYATSGVTLKQLPQMGNKLVVRVKTEPDVTYRIQFFGVRKGSTQAELLREVIDTAAIYALTDDVLLLRAKIISSKPKFNPFMPGDVETAWTQPIAQAIVPQQPAGVVPLMNAHAHNDYEQSRPLWDALDNGFTSVEADVHLIDDNLYVAHDRPTIKNPAATLENLYLKPLAERIRQNGGQVFPMYKGPFYLMIDAKTNADSTFNALMKVLQRYKSLIVGDRKGSAGVVSIVLSGNRPVAAMAKVKQPLMAIDGRPADLGKGYNAVLMPIISDSYPNQIRWRGKGDMPADEFQKLRQLVDQVHQQGKKLRLWASPEDPLVWAKLREAGVDFISTDQQVLVRDFLLKMSAGK
- a CDS encoding hypothetical protein (KEGG: hypothetical protein); translation: MHPFTKLYIWLFLGLSTTAFAQPRTDGFLKNVLSKNSHPVFQEVINHPEDYRLQIIYTKIDRDKHNTPSFTNYYFRVDSTEYFNPASTVKLPLALLSLDKLNSLKNPKLTKFTAMQFDSSYSGQTKEWADKTAQNGYPSIAHLIKKAFLVSENDPYSRMYEFVGQAGINRTLHTKGYLDTRITHRFVRMTADENRHTNAVRFIDESGKLIYSQPAAYNKDPFDFSRTARLGKGYYAKDSLVHEPFNFTERNKFPLESFQQVLQSVMFPLSVPAKQRFNLTPDDYRFLYQYLSQLPGETNYPKYDASQYYDTYVKFFFMDSLHHQLPKGVRVFNKVGWAYGFLTDASYVVDFTNKVEYMLTATLYANSDGILNDDKYDYESVGHPFLYQLGQTIYQYELTRKRTYTPNLNAFIIPYETRKPDSRPLVKDVDN
- a CDS encoding conserved hypothetical protein (KEGG: smt:Smal_2571 hypothetical protein) codes for the protein MPTHQPELRTVNVTRYAKPLREGGSLPALVEADDDFLYVLKFRGAGQGTKALIAELVAGEIARALGLRIPEIVFATLDEAFGRTEPDEEIQDLLRASEGLNLALHYLSGSITFDAIVNTVDAKLASQIVWLDCFVTNVDRTARNTNMLIWHKELWLIDHGAALYFHHNWDNWEAQSLRPFVQVKDHVLLPRASELATVDAEYRAILSPDLLRSIVALIPDDWLKNPSVLESPVEQREVYARFLENRLTSSQIFVNAAIEARNALV
- a CDS encoding Saccharopine dehydrogenase (PFAM: Saccharopine dehydrogenase~KEGG: ilo:IL1999 carboxynorspermidine dehydrogenase) — translated: MANVLIIGAGGVGSVVAHKCAMNSDVFTTIMLASRTKSKCDRIAAEIQEMHGVSIQTAQVDADVVSEMVELIRSFKPVLVINVALPYQDLPIMDACLEAGVHYMDTANYEPKDVAKFEYSWQWAYKERFEQAGLMALLGCGFDPGATQVFTAYANKHYFDRMDYLDIIDCNAGNHGKAFATNFNPEINIREITQPGRYWENGEWVEIPAMSIHKPIDYPEIGERESYVLYHEELESLVKNFPTLKRARFWMTFGQAYLTHLEVLQNVGMTRIDKVKFQGMDVVPLEFLKAVLPAPDSLGENYTGQTSIGCQIKGVKDGEDVTCYIWNNCDHAETYREVRGQAVSYTTGVPAMIGAMLMLKGIWMKPGVWNCEELDPDPFIEQMNKQGLPVQERVNIPLPHEYPEV
- a CDS encoding beta-lactamase (PFAM: beta-lactamase~KEGG: met:M446_5348 beta-lactamase) codes for the protein MTFLSKFRATVLLFALSVVSLYAQTGTRQAPPLLAAANPETVGFSSERLNRIDGLIQSYIDKKAFPGVTAIVVRNGKIVYHKAFGTSDLDNNKPLAKDAIYRIASMTKAITSLAVMMLHEEGKVMLDDPISKYIPEFAKPVVLDKFNDKDSTYTTIPAKREITIRHLLTHMSGLNYNVIASDPHMRAIYTKAGIVDAFTTQNIKIGDAVRKLAKLPLNHQPGEKWTYGLSIDVLGALVEVVSGMPLDQFFQKRIFEPLGMKDTYFYLPDSKRDRLVALYSEDKDKKLVKTATLKSLPTDPDYPIVGAKAYFSGGGGLSSTAYDYAIFLQMLLNNGVYNGKRFLSRKGVELFTNSNQTGTLFPDPNSYFSLGFAVTNEKGRTQDLGSVGTFSWGGAFSTDYFADPKEKICAVLMKQMWGTSYGSELDNKFSLMIYQALDDQEVIEPGN